From Streptomyces sp. NBC_00690, a single genomic window includes:
- a CDS encoding endoglucanase: MRPRTNRTRTSGLTAAALIAAASISAATSSSAATADPGGATGPTGQKLTVSAIKDIDPAGQKVTVTGSGYALDKGIYLALCAVPKPGEAPSPCLGGTDMSGSSGSSYWISNNPPDYARDLVKPFTVQSDGKGSFTLEMTLKAKDSSADCTQRACAVVTRADHTHSADRDQDVIVPITFGSGGAPTPEVPAGTVRHQAVRTITPALGGANDAEVDPAKGHLHISSDSGSQSRLTTYDTTTGEVVGAFVELPGPATVMAFDKERTTLYLGLTDRVASYNTASKVFTDNLVTVTGNIKHLAVDPGAKRLYVTNQQTRSVTVYDTGTWRAVGDPVALPFLPAGLAVDTERHIGYVTYVGGAMENGALVYRNVLNAIDGATGKLASSLSLGTTALGSMGVAVDPTTATGYVANLAAGTVFTVDLRKNEVTGTLTVGANPRSLAYDPGTKTLYAAQTTAGTVAVVDPVRNKVTETLTMGDGPDELTLDHGRHTLFTVASGTVAQSQRQVSPTVTTLPKAVSVQVGQQAVFRAAAEGSPAPTASWEVSTDGGKIWQPVAGVTGTEFAFKAATEHDGNRYRAVFSNSVGSTRSDAAELTVTAVPEPSPTPTDEPTDGPTEEPTDEPSDQPTDPTDTAGTSGGTDPDPDPTAHSGGTTDGGGNSIGGSAGGASVGGGGSLAATGSALFPLSIAAAALTALGAAAVALRRRTQA; encoded by the coding sequence ATGAGACCACGTACCAACAGAACCCGAACCAGCGGATTGACGGCCGCCGCACTGATCGCGGCGGCCTCAATCAGCGCCGCCACGAGCAGCAGTGCAGCGACGGCCGACCCCGGCGGGGCCACCGGCCCCACCGGGCAGAAGCTGACCGTCTCCGCGATCAAGGACATCGACCCCGCCGGCCAGAAGGTGACCGTCACCGGATCGGGCTATGCGCTGGACAAGGGCATCTACCTGGCCCTGTGCGCAGTCCCCAAGCCCGGTGAGGCGCCGAGCCCCTGCCTCGGCGGAACCGACATGTCGGGCAGTTCGGGATCTTCGTACTGGATCTCCAACAACCCACCGGACTACGCCCGTGATCTGGTGAAGCCGTTCACCGTCCAGAGCGACGGCAAGGGCTCCTTCACCTTGGAGATGACGCTCAAGGCCAAGGACAGCAGCGCCGACTGCACCCAGCGGGCGTGCGCCGTCGTCACCCGTGCCGACCACACCCACTCCGCGGACCGCGACCAGGACGTCATCGTCCCCATCACCTTCGGCAGCGGCGGTGCCCCCACCCCCGAGGTCCCGGCCGGAACGGTGCGCCACCAGGCCGTACGCACCATCACCCCCGCCCTCGGCGGCGCCAACGACGCCGAGGTCGACCCGGCCAAGGGGCATCTCCACATCAGCTCCGACAGCGGTTCCCAGAGCCGGCTGACGACGTACGACACCACGACAGGCGAGGTCGTCGGCGCCTTTGTCGAACTGCCGGGACCCGCCACGGTCATGGCCTTCGATAAGGAGCGCACCACGCTCTACCTGGGGTTGACCGACCGGGTCGCCTCCTACAACACCGCCTCCAAGGTCTTCACCGACAACCTCGTCACGGTCACCGGCAACATCAAACACCTCGCCGTGGACCCCGGCGCGAAACGGCTGTACGTCACCAATCAGCAGACCCGTTCGGTGACGGTGTACGACACCGGGACCTGGCGTGCGGTCGGTGACCCCGTGGCCCTCCCGTTCCTACCGGCGGGTCTCGCCGTCGACACCGAGCGACACATCGGCTACGTCACCTATGTGGGCGGCGCGATGGAGAACGGTGCCCTGGTCTACCGCAATGTGCTCAACGCCATCGACGGCGCCACCGGCAAGCTCGCCAGCAGCCTCAGCCTGGGCACCACCGCGCTCGGCAGCATGGGCGTGGCGGTGGACCCCACGACGGCCACCGGCTACGTCGCCAACCTGGCCGCTGGCACGGTCTTCACCGTCGACCTCCGAAAGAACGAGGTCACGGGCACCCTGACCGTGGGCGCCAACCCCAGGTCGCTCGCGTACGACCCGGGCACCAAGACCCTGTACGCCGCCCAGACCACAGCGGGCACGGTGGCTGTGGTCGACCCGGTGCGCAACAAGGTCACCGAGACCCTGACCATGGGTGACGGCCCGGACGAACTGACCCTGGACCACGGGCGGCACACGCTGTTCACCGTCGCGTCGGGCACGGTGGCCCAGTCCCAGCGGCAGGTCTCACCGACCGTGACCACCCTTCCGAAGGCCGTCTCGGTCCAGGTGGGCCAGCAGGCCGTGTTCCGCGCCGCAGCGGAAGGCTCCCCTGCTCCCACAGCGAGTTGGGAGGTCAGTACGGACGGGGGCAAGATCTGGCAGCCGGTAGCGGGCGTCACCGGCACGGAGTTCGCGTTCAAGGCGGCCACCGAGCACGACGGCAACCGCTATCGGGCGGTGTTCTCCAACTCGGTCGGCAGCACCCGCTCCGACGCCGCGGAACTCACCGTGACGGCGGTCCCGGAACCCTCGCCCACACCGACCGACGAACCGACGGACGGGCCCACGGAGGAACCGACCGACGAACCGAGTGACCAGCCCACCGACCCCACCGACACCGCCGGCACCTCGGGCGGGACGGACCCGGACCCCGATCCCACCGCACACTCCGGTGGGACCACCGACGGGGGCGGGAACAGCATCGGCGGGAGCGCGGGGGGCGCTTCCGTCGGCGGAGGCGGCAGTCTGGCCGCCACCGGTTCGGCGCTGTTCCCCCTCTCCATCGCCGCAGCCGCACTCACCGCCCTGGGCGCGGCAGCGGTGGCCCTACGCCGCAGGACACAGGCGTAG
- a CDS encoding NAD(P)H-hydrate dehydratase, with amino-acid sequence MRTAHRVETVRTAEAALMARLPPDALMHRAAAGLAAACADLLGRVYGARVVLLIGSGANGGDALYAGVRLARRGAGVRAVLLAPERTYPGALAAFTAAGGRIADDPFEVLATADLVLDGITGIGGRGGLRPETIPIARAARGSNAVIVAVDLPSGVEADSGEVTGEALRADATITFGTHKPALLIDPAREYAGTVRLIDIGLDAELPSVPDVEALQHEDVAQLLPRPSAESDKYRRGVVGIVAGSARYPGAAVLAVAGALRGGAGAVRYVGPAADAVIARFPETLVHAGPPAKAGRVQSWVVGPGLGEDIGAVAEILASDVPVLIDADGLRLLDADVVRRRAAPTLLTPHAGEAAALLGVTRDQVESARLASVRELAERYGATVLLKGSTTLIASPEPRTAVRVNPMGTPWLATAGSGDVLSGLAGSLLATGLDARDAGSLAAYLHGLSARRAASHGTPITAWEVGEGVGFLG; translated from the coding sequence ATGCGTACCGCTCACCGCGTGGAGACCGTCAGAACCGCAGAAGCCGCACTGATGGCCCGGCTTCCGCCCGACGCATTGATGCACCGGGCCGCCGCCGGACTCGCCGCCGCCTGCGCCGATCTCCTCGGCCGGGTGTACGGAGCACGGGTCGTCCTCCTCATCGGCAGCGGAGCCAATGGGGGCGATGCGCTCTATGCGGGCGTACGCCTCGCCCGTCGCGGAGCGGGTGTCCGCGCCGTGCTCCTGGCACCCGAGCGCACCTACCCCGGTGCACTCGCCGCCTTCACGGCCGCCGGCGGGCGGATCGCCGACGACCCCTTCGAGGTACTGGCCACGGCCGACCTGGTCCTCGACGGCATCACCGGCATCGGCGGCCGGGGCGGGCTACGGCCCGAGACCATTCCCATCGCCCGCGCGGCCCGCGGATCCAACGCCGTGATCGTCGCCGTCGACCTGCCCAGCGGCGTCGAAGCCGACAGCGGGGAAGTCACCGGCGAAGCCCTCCGCGCCGACGCCACTATCACCTTCGGCACCCATAAACCGGCACTGCTCATCGACCCGGCACGTGAATACGCGGGGACCGTACGACTCATCGACATCGGGCTCGACGCCGAACTGCCGTCCGTGCCCGACGTTGAGGCGCTCCAACACGAGGACGTGGCACAACTCCTGCCCCGCCCGTCCGCGGAGAGCGACAAGTACCGCCGCGGAGTCGTCGGCATCGTCGCCGGGTCCGCCCGCTACCCGGGCGCCGCGGTCCTCGCCGTCGCCGGGGCGCTGCGCGGCGGGGCGGGAGCAGTGCGATACGTGGGGCCGGCCGCTGACGCGGTGATCGCGCGCTTCCCCGAAACCCTGGTCCACGCCGGACCACCCGCGAAGGCTGGCCGGGTGCAGTCCTGGGTCGTCGGCCCCGGCCTCGGCGAGGACATCGGGGCGGTGGCGGAAATCCTCGCCAGCGATGTGCCCGTACTCATCGACGCCGACGGACTGCGACTGCTGGACGCCGACGTCGTACGCCGCAGGGCCGCGCCCACCCTGCTCACGCCGCACGCCGGGGAAGCCGCAGCACTGCTCGGCGTCACCCGGGACCAGGTGGAGTCGGCGCGGCTCGCCTCGGTACGGGAACTGGCCGAACGCTACGGGGCAACAGTGCTCCTCAAGGGCTCCACCACCCTGATCGCCTCCCCCGAACCGAGGACCGCCGTACGGGTCAACCCCATGGGGACGCCGTGGCTGGCGACCGCGGGCAGCGGGGATGTGCTGTCGGGGCTGGCGGGTTCGCTGCTGGCGACCGGACTCGACGCCCGGGACGCGGGCTCGCTCGCGGCCTACCTCCACGGCCTGTCAGCCCGCCGGGCAGCGAGCCACGGCACGCCGATCACGGCTTGGGAGGTGGGGGAGGGGGTGGGCTTTTTGGGGTGA